A window of the Cicer arietinum cultivar CDC Frontier isolate Library 1 chromosome 6, Cicar.CDCFrontier_v2.0, whole genome shotgun sequence genome harbors these coding sequences:
- the LOC101490187 gene encoding kinesin-like protein KIN-10C isoform X3 — protein sequence MASTQFGLTASDPGRKIRVVAKIRGFSDPDTNFTSESSTPVDWVSVNRENSGDFTISFKEQSSSRYSVDYCYDALENNEIIYSREVKPLVLAAFEGLNSTVIAHGARGSGKTHLIQGSLERPGLAVLATSEYLSMAEKNGKSVAVSFYEVDHQDHAVDLLNPEQPPILVLEDHGRIQFKGITQTPVKSIAEFQKLYITACSAQKAAPKKGFEHACRSHMGLTVSVFSQNEGVDGLVSKMNFVDMAGYEDTRRRSSDGSGLAENNKINKSIYALLNVCHALSTNESRVPYRESKLTRMLQDSLRGTSKILLVSCLNPSFCQDTIYMVSLASRSCQRIPLDSLKKSSSSARQTVTLDSTKKNAVSARQTVTSDSTKKSANSIRQTVASDSTKKNASSAKLTITLDSTKKNASSAKPTITLDSTKKTANSARQAVTLESTKKSANSIRQTVASDSTKKSASSAKLTVSLDSTKKSANSIRQTVGSDSTKKSASSAKLTVSLDSTKKSASSARQTVASDFTKKSASSARQMVTLDCTKKNASSARQTVASDSTKKSASPALQGIISHKNKIPISVSATTKKLPVSKSHIHEKKGVVAVKSAMKGRKLFEEASHSAAKAEKEIPIAQVTKASEPLLDDSLSEDGNDVHVNSMVEQDSSLTGSGNHIELNSRVEKDHSLANASNNVKLNMVKETEIFIAKVTKASEPLLDDPFLNASSEVKVNPIMEKGIYDDKEYHNEIHAPHAINYSKDLLIADEGYNMNKENNSLMENGDCSPSISSQLRELQSLVSSTPLTLQLPEKRCISLEDQISTEIAEPVTPIIERRDLVNTKSPWETFAMHGSGMKHSLVKDYLRILNTAEKDELKKLKGIGEKRATYILELREESPEPFKSLDDLKDIGLSAKQIKKMMKKEVGELFD from the exons ATGGCATCGACCCAATTCGGCTTAACAGCGTCCGATCCGGGTCGAAAAATTCGTGTCGTGGCAAAAATCCGTGGCTTTTCGGATCCAGATACCAATTTCACATCTGAATCTTCAACACCTGTTGACTGGGTTTCGGTGAACAGAGAAAATTCGGGGGATTTCACTATCTCCTTTAAAGAACAATCTTCTAG TCGGTACTCAGTGGACTATTGCTATGATGCACttgaaaataatgaaattatctATTCAAGGGAGGTGAAGCCTCTTGTTTTGGCAGCTTTTGAAGGTCTTAACAGTACTGTTATTGCTCATGGAGCTAGAGGCAGCGGAAAAACTCACTTAATTCAG GGTTCTTTGGAGAGACCGGGTTTGGCAGTGCTGGCTACTTCTGAATATCTCTCTATGGCTGAGAAAAATGGGAAATCTGTAGCAGTATCTTTCTATGAGGTTGATCACCAGGACCATGCTGTCGATTTATTAAATCCAGAACAACCACCAATTTTGGTGCTTGAAGATCACGGAAGAATTCAGTTTAAAGGAATTACTCAG ACTCCTGTGAAATCCATTGCCGAGTTTCAGAAATTATACATCACTGCATGTTCTGCACAAAAGGCTGCACCCAAAAAAGGCTTTGAGCATGCTTGTAGAAGCCACATGGGATTAACTGTTAGTGTTTTTTCCCAGAATGAAGGCGTAGATGGTCTTGTGAGCAAAATGAATTTTGTTGACATGGCAG GTTATGAAGATACTAGAAGGAGAAGTAGTGATGGCTCCGGTCTTGCTGAgaataacaaaattaacaagTCAATTTACGCCTTACTGAATGTTTGTCATGCTTTGAGCACAAATGAAAGTCGTGTTCCCTACCGGGAAAGCAAACTCACACGTATGTTGCAGGACTCTTTGAGGGGAACTAGCAAAATTTTGTTGGTTTCGTGCTTG AACCCATCATTTTGCCAAGACACTATTTACATGGTAAGCTTAGCATCACGGTCATGTCAGCGAATTCCCTTAGATTCCCTAAAGAAAAGTTCAAGTTCAGCCAGACAGACAGTGACCTTAGATTCCACAAAGAAAAATGCAGTTTCAGCAAGACAGACAGTAACCTCAGATTCCACAAAGAAAAGTGCAAATTCAATAAGACAGACAGTGGCCTCAGATTCTACGAAGAAAAATGCAagttcagcaaaactgacaataACCTTAGATTCTACAAAGAAAAATGCAAGTTCAGCAAAACCGACAATAACCTTAGATTCCACAAAGAAAACTGCAAATTCAGCAAGACAGGCAGTAACTTTAGAATCCACAAAGAAAAGTGCAAATTCAATAAGACAGACAGTGGCCTCAGATTCTACAAAGAAAAGTGCAagttcagcaaaactgacagtATCCTTAGATTCCACAAAGAAAAGTGCAAATTCAATAAGACAGACAGTGGGCTCAGATTCTACAAAGAAAAGTGCAagttcagcaaaactgacagtATCCTTAGATTCCACAAAGAAAAGTGCAAGCTCAGCAAGACAGACAGTGGCATCAGATTTCACGAAGAAAAGTGCAAGTTCAGCAAGACAGATGGTAACCTTAGATTGCACAAAGAAAAATGCCAGTTCAGCAAGACAGACTGTGGCCTCAGATTCCACGAAGAAAAGTGCAAGTCCAGCTCTACAGGGAATCATTTCTCACAAAAACAAGATACCCATAAGTGTTTCAGCAACCACAAAGAAATTACCAGTTTCCAAATCTCATATACATGAGAAGAAAGGGGTTGTTGCTGTTAAGTCTGCAATGAAAGGAAG GAAATTGTTTGAAGAAGCCAGCCACTCTGCTGCTAAAGCTGAGAAG GAAATTCCCATTGCCCAAGTTACAAAAGCATCAGAGCCTTTATTG GACGATTCATTATCAGAAGATGGAAATGATGTCCATGTAAACTCTATGGTAGAACAG GACAGTTCATTAACAGGAAGCGGAAATCATATTGAACTAAACTCTAGAGTTGAAAAG GACCATTCTCTTGCAAATGCTAGTAATAATGTCAAGCTCAACATGGTGAAGGAAACT GAAATATTCATTGCCAAAGTTACGAAAGCATCAGAGCCTTTATTG GATGACCCATTTCTTAATGCTAGTAGTGAAGTGAAAGTGAATCCCATAATGGAAAAG GGTATTTATGATGATAAAGAGTATCATAATGAGATACATGCCCCTCATGCCATTAATTACTCCAAAGACTTGTTGATAGCCGATGAAG GTTATAACATGAACAAGGAAAACAACAGTTTAATGGAAAATGGAGATTGCTCACCATCCATTAGCTCTCAATTGCGTGAACTTCAATCTCTAGTTTCGTCAACTCCATTAACTCTACAGTTACCAGAAAAGAGATGCATTTCACTTGAGGATCAAATTTCTACTGAAATTGCAGAACCAGTAACTCCTATAATTGAAAGACGAGATTTAGTGAATACCAAAAGTCCTTGGGAAACATTCGCCATGCATGGTTCTGGAATGAAG CATTCTCTTGTTAAAGACTATCTTAGGATATTAAACACAGCTGAAAA AGatgaattaaaaaagttaaag GGAATTGGAGAGAAAAGAGCAACCTATATACTTGAGCTTCGTGAAGAATCTCCAGAACCTTTCAAGAGT CTTGACGACTTAAAGGACATTGGACTTTCTGCAAAGCAG ATTaagaaaatgatgaagaagGAAGTTGGAGAGCTTTTCGATTAG
- the LOC101490187 gene encoding kinesin-like protein KIN-10C isoform X2, which translates to MASTQFGLTASDPGRKIRVVAKIRGFSDPDTNFTSESSTPVDWVSVNRENSGDFTISFKEQSSSRYSVDYCYDALENNEIIYSREVKPLVLAAFEGLNSTVIAHGARGSGKTHLIQGSLERPGLAVLATSEYLSMAEKNGKSVAVSFYEVDHQDHAVDLLNPEQPPILVLEDHGRIQFKGITQTPVKSIAEFQKLYITACSAQKAAPKKGFEHACRSHMGLTVSVFSQNEGVDGLVSKMNFVDMAGYEDTRRRSSDGSGLAENNKINKSIYALLNVCHALSTNESRVPYRESKLTRMLQDSLRGTSKILLVSCLNPSFCQDTIYMVSLASRSCQRIPLDSLKKSSSSARQTVTLDSTKKNAVSARQTVTSDSTKKSANSIRQTVASDSTKKNASSAKLTITLDSTKKNASSAKPTITLDSTKKTANSARQAVTLESTKKSANSIRQTVASDSTKKSASSAKLTVSLDSTKKSANSIRQTVGSDSTKKSASSAKLTVSLDSTKKSASSARQTVASDFTKKSASSARQMVTLDCTKKNASSARQTVASDSTKKSASPALQGIISHKNKIPISVSATTKKLPVSKSHIHEKKGVVAVKSAMKGRKLFEEASHSAAKAEKEIPIAQVTKASEPLLDDSLSEDGNDVHVNSMVEQDSSLTGSGNHIELNSRVEKDHSLANASNNVKLNMVKETEIFIAKVTKASEPLLDNSLLEDGNDVHVNSMDDPFLNASSEVKVNPIMEKGIYDDKEYHNEIHAPHAINYSKDLLIADEGYNMNKENNSLMENGDCSPSISSQLRELQSLVSSTPLTLQLPEKRCISLEDQISTEIAEPVTPIIERRDLVNTKSPWETFAMHGSGMKHSLVKDYLRILNTAEKDELKKLKGIGEKRATYILELREESPEPFKSLDDLKDIGLSAKQIKKMMKKEVGELFD; encoded by the exons ATGGCATCGACCCAATTCGGCTTAACAGCGTCCGATCCGGGTCGAAAAATTCGTGTCGTGGCAAAAATCCGTGGCTTTTCGGATCCAGATACCAATTTCACATCTGAATCTTCAACACCTGTTGACTGGGTTTCGGTGAACAGAGAAAATTCGGGGGATTTCACTATCTCCTTTAAAGAACAATCTTCTAG TCGGTACTCAGTGGACTATTGCTATGATGCACttgaaaataatgaaattatctATTCAAGGGAGGTGAAGCCTCTTGTTTTGGCAGCTTTTGAAGGTCTTAACAGTACTGTTATTGCTCATGGAGCTAGAGGCAGCGGAAAAACTCACTTAATTCAG GGTTCTTTGGAGAGACCGGGTTTGGCAGTGCTGGCTACTTCTGAATATCTCTCTATGGCTGAGAAAAATGGGAAATCTGTAGCAGTATCTTTCTATGAGGTTGATCACCAGGACCATGCTGTCGATTTATTAAATCCAGAACAACCACCAATTTTGGTGCTTGAAGATCACGGAAGAATTCAGTTTAAAGGAATTACTCAG ACTCCTGTGAAATCCATTGCCGAGTTTCAGAAATTATACATCACTGCATGTTCTGCACAAAAGGCTGCACCCAAAAAAGGCTTTGAGCATGCTTGTAGAAGCCACATGGGATTAACTGTTAGTGTTTTTTCCCAGAATGAAGGCGTAGATGGTCTTGTGAGCAAAATGAATTTTGTTGACATGGCAG GTTATGAAGATACTAGAAGGAGAAGTAGTGATGGCTCCGGTCTTGCTGAgaataacaaaattaacaagTCAATTTACGCCTTACTGAATGTTTGTCATGCTTTGAGCACAAATGAAAGTCGTGTTCCCTACCGGGAAAGCAAACTCACACGTATGTTGCAGGACTCTTTGAGGGGAACTAGCAAAATTTTGTTGGTTTCGTGCTTG AACCCATCATTTTGCCAAGACACTATTTACATGGTAAGCTTAGCATCACGGTCATGTCAGCGAATTCCCTTAGATTCCCTAAAGAAAAGTTCAAGTTCAGCCAGACAGACAGTGACCTTAGATTCCACAAAGAAAAATGCAGTTTCAGCAAGACAGACAGTAACCTCAGATTCCACAAAGAAAAGTGCAAATTCAATAAGACAGACAGTGGCCTCAGATTCTACGAAGAAAAATGCAagttcagcaaaactgacaataACCTTAGATTCTACAAAGAAAAATGCAAGTTCAGCAAAACCGACAATAACCTTAGATTCCACAAAGAAAACTGCAAATTCAGCAAGACAGGCAGTAACTTTAGAATCCACAAAGAAAAGTGCAAATTCAATAAGACAGACAGTGGCCTCAGATTCTACAAAGAAAAGTGCAagttcagcaaaactgacagtATCCTTAGATTCCACAAAGAAAAGTGCAAATTCAATAAGACAGACAGTGGGCTCAGATTCTACAAAGAAAAGTGCAagttcagcaaaactgacagtATCCTTAGATTCCACAAAGAAAAGTGCAAGCTCAGCAAGACAGACAGTGGCATCAGATTTCACGAAGAAAAGTGCAAGTTCAGCAAGACAGATGGTAACCTTAGATTGCACAAAGAAAAATGCCAGTTCAGCAAGACAGACTGTGGCCTCAGATTCCACGAAGAAAAGTGCAAGTCCAGCTCTACAGGGAATCATTTCTCACAAAAACAAGATACCCATAAGTGTTTCAGCAACCACAAAGAAATTACCAGTTTCCAAATCTCATATACATGAGAAGAAAGGGGTTGTTGCTGTTAAGTCTGCAATGAAAGGAAG GAAATTGTTTGAAGAAGCCAGCCACTCTGCTGCTAAAGCTGAGAAG GAAATTCCCATTGCCCAAGTTACAAAAGCATCAGAGCCTTTATTG GACGATTCATTATCAGAAGATGGAAATGATGTCCATGTAAACTCTATGGTAGAACAG GACAGTTCATTAACAGGAAGCGGAAATCATATTGAACTAAACTCTAGAGTTGAAAAG GACCATTCTCTTGCAAATGCTAGTAATAATGTCAAGCTCAACATGGTGAAGGAAACT GAAATATTCATTGCCAAAGTTACGAAAGCATCAGAGCCTTTATTG GACAATTCATTATTAGAAGATGGAAATGATGTCCATGTTAACTCTATG GATGACCCATTTCTTAATGCTAGTAGTGAAGTGAAAGTGAATCCCATAATGGAAAAG GGTATTTATGATGATAAAGAGTATCATAATGAGATACATGCCCCTCATGCCATTAATTACTCCAAAGACTTGTTGATAGCCGATGAAG GTTATAACATGAACAAGGAAAACAACAGTTTAATGGAAAATGGAGATTGCTCACCATCCATTAGCTCTCAATTGCGTGAACTTCAATCTCTAGTTTCGTCAACTCCATTAACTCTACAGTTACCAGAAAAGAGATGCATTTCACTTGAGGATCAAATTTCTACTGAAATTGCAGAACCAGTAACTCCTATAATTGAAAGACGAGATTTAGTGAATACCAAAAGTCCTTGGGAAACATTCGCCATGCATGGTTCTGGAATGAAG CATTCTCTTGTTAAAGACTATCTTAGGATATTAAACACAGCTGAAAA AGatgaattaaaaaagttaaag GGAATTGGAGAGAAAAGAGCAACCTATATACTTGAGCTTCGTGAAGAATCTCCAGAACCTTTCAAGAGT CTTGACGACTTAAAGGACATTGGACTTTCTGCAAAGCAG ATTaagaaaatgatgaagaagGAAGTTGGAGAGCTTTTCGATTAG
- the LOC101490187 gene encoding kinesin-like protein KIN-10C isoform X1 encodes MASTQFGLTASDPGRKIRVVAKIRGFSDPDTNFTSESSTPVDWVSVNRENSGDFTISFKEQSSSRYSVDYCYDALENNEIIYSREVKPLVLAAFEGLNSTVIAHGARGSGKTHLIQGSLERPGLAVLATSEYLSMAEKNGKSVAVSFYEVDHQDHAVDLLNPEQPPILVLEDHGRIQFKGITQTPVKSIAEFQKLYITACSAQKAAPKKGFEHACRSHMGLTVSVFSQNEGVDGLVSKMNFVDMAGYEDTRRRSSDGSGLAENNKINKSIYALLNVCHALSTNESRVPYRESKLTRMLQDSLRGTSKILLVSCLNPSFCQDTIYMVSLASRSCQRIPLDSLKKSSSSARQTVTLDSTKKNAVSARQTVTSDSTKKSANSIRQTVASDSTKKNASSAKLTITLDSTKKNASSAKPTITLDSTKKTANSARQAVTLESTKKSANSIRQTVASDSTKKSASSAKLTVSLDSTKKSANSIRQTVGSDSTKKSASSAKLTVSLDSTKKSASSARQTVASDFTKKSASSARQMVTLDCTKKNASSARQTVASDSTKKSASPALQGIISHKNKIPISVSATTKKLPVSKSHIHEKKGVVAVKSAMKGRKLFEEASHSAAKAEKEIPIAQVTKASEPLLDDSLSEDGNDVHVNSMVEQDSSLTGSGNHIELNSRVEKDHSLANASNNVKLNMVKETEIFIAKVTKASEPLLDNSLLEDGNDVHVNSMDNSLANTSNKVKLNMLKENDDPFLNASSEVKVNPIMEKGIYDDKEYHNEIHAPHAINYSKDLLIADEGYNMNKENNSLMENGDCSPSISSQLRELQSLVSSTPLTLQLPEKRCISLEDQISTEIAEPVTPIIERRDLVNTKSPWETFAMHGSGMKHSLVKDYLRILNTAEKDELKKLKGIGEKRATYILELREESPEPFKSLDDLKDIGLSAKQIKKMMKKEVGELFD; translated from the exons ATGGCATCGACCCAATTCGGCTTAACAGCGTCCGATCCGGGTCGAAAAATTCGTGTCGTGGCAAAAATCCGTGGCTTTTCGGATCCAGATACCAATTTCACATCTGAATCTTCAACACCTGTTGACTGGGTTTCGGTGAACAGAGAAAATTCGGGGGATTTCACTATCTCCTTTAAAGAACAATCTTCTAG TCGGTACTCAGTGGACTATTGCTATGATGCACttgaaaataatgaaattatctATTCAAGGGAGGTGAAGCCTCTTGTTTTGGCAGCTTTTGAAGGTCTTAACAGTACTGTTATTGCTCATGGAGCTAGAGGCAGCGGAAAAACTCACTTAATTCAG GGTTCTTTGGAGAGACCGGGTTTGGCAGTGCTGGCTACTTCTGAATATCTCTCTATGGCTGAGAAAAATGGGAAATCTGTAGCAGTATCTTTCTATGAGGTTGATCACCAGGACCATGCTGTCGATTTATTAAATCCAGAACAACCACCAATTTTGGTGCTTGAAGATCACGGAAGAATTCAGTTTAAAGGAATTACTCAG ACTCCTGTGAAATCCATTGCCGAGTTTCAGAAATTATACATCACTGCATGTTCTGCACAAAAGGCTGCACCCAAAAAAGGCTTTGAGCATGCTTGTAGAAGCCACATGGGATTAACTGTTAGTGTTTTTTCCCAGAATGAAGGCGTAGATGGTCTTGTGAGCAAAATGAATTTTGTTGACATGGCAG GTTATGAAGATACTAGAAGGAGAAGTAGTGATGGCTCCGGTCTTGCTGAgaataacaaaattaacaagTCAATTTACGCCTTACTGAATGTTTGTCATGCTTTGAGCACAAATGAAAGTCGTGTTCCCTACCGGGAAAGCAAACTCACACGTATGTTGCAGGACTCTTTGAGGGGAACTAGCAAAATTTTGTTGGTTTCGTGCTTG AACCCATCATTTTGCCAAGACACTATTTACATGGTAAGCTTAGCATCACGGTCATGTCAGCGAATTCCCTTAGATTCCCTAAAGAAAAGTTCAAGTTCAGCCAGACAGACAGTGACCTTAGATTCCACAAAGAAAAATGCAGTTTCAGCAAGACAGACAGTAACCTCAGATTCCACAAAGAAAAGTGCAAATTCAATAAGACAGACAGTGGCCTCAGATTCTACGAAGAAAAATGCAagttcagcaaaactgacaataACCTTAGATTCTACAAAGAAAAATGCAAGTTCAGCAAAACCGACAATAACCTTAGATTCCACAAAGAAAACTGCAAATTCAGCAAGACAGGCAGTAACTTTAGAATCCACAAAGAAAAGTGCAAATTCAATAAGACAGACAGTGGCCTCAGATTCTACAAAGAAAAGTGCAagttcagcaaaactgacagtATCCTTAGATTCCACAAAGAAAAGTGCAAATTCAATAAGACAGACAGTGGGCTCAGATTCTACAAAGAAAAGTGCAagttcagcaaaactgacagtATCCTTAGATTCCACAAAGAAAAGTGCAAGCTCAGCAAGACAGACAGTGGCATCAGATTTCACGAAGAAAAGTGCAAGTTCAGCAAGACAGATGGTAACCTTAGATTGCACAAAGAAAAATGCCAGTTCAGCAAGACAGACTGTGGCCTCAGATTCCACGAAGAAAAGTGCAAGTCCAGCTCTACAGGGAATCATTTCTCACAAAAACAAGATACCCATAAGTGTTTCAGCAACCACAAAGAAATTACCAGTTTCCAAATCTCATATACATGAGAAGAAAGGGGTTGTTGCTGTTAAGTCTGCAATGAAAGGAAG GAAATTGTTTGAAGAAGCCAGCCACTCTGCTGCTAAAGCTGAGAAG GAAATTCCCATTGCCCAAGTTACAAAAGCATCAGAGCCTTTATTG GACGATTCATTATCAGAAGATGGAAATGATGTCCATGTAAACTCTATGGTAGAACAG GACAGTTCATTAACAGGAAGCGGAAATCATATTGAACTAAACTCTAGAGTTGAAAAG GACCATTCTCTTGCAAATGCTAGTAATAATGTCAAGCTCAACATGGTGAAGGAAACT GAAATATTCATTGCCAAAGTTACGAAAGCATCAGAGCCTTTATTG GACAATTCATTATTAGAAGATGGAAATGATGTCCATGTTAACTCTATG GACAATTCTCTTGCAAATACTAGTAATAAGGTCAAACTCAATATGTTAAAGGAAAAT GATGACCCATTTCTTAATGCTAGTAGTGAAGTGAAAGTGAATCCCATAATGGAAAAG GGTATTTATGATGATAAAGAGTATCATAATGAGATACATGCCCCTCATGCCATTAATTACTCCAAAGACTTGTTGATAGCCGATGAAG GTTATAACATGAACAAGGAAAACAACAGTTTAATGGAAAATGGAGATTGCTCACCATCCATTAGCTCTCAATTGCGTGAACTTCAATCTCTAGTTTCGTCAACTCCATTAACTCTACAGTTACCAGAAAAGAGATGCATTTCACTTGAGGATCAAATTTCTACTGAAATTGCAGAACCAGTAACTCCTATAATTGAAAGACGAGATTTAGTGAATACCAAAAGTCCTTGGGAAACATTCGCCATGCATGGTTCTGGAATGAAG CATTCTCTTGTTAAAGACTATCTTAGGATATTAAACACAGCTGAAAA AGatgaattaaaaaagttaaag GGAATTGGAGAGAAAAGAGCAACCTATATACTTGAGCTTCGTGAAGAATCTCCAGAACCTTTCAAGAGT CTTGACGACTTAAAGGACATTGGACTTTCTGCAAAGCAG ATTaagaaaatgatgaagaagGAAGTTGGAGAGCTTTTCGATTAG
- the LOC101490948 gene encoding fasciclin-like arabinogalactan protein 11, which translates to MKNIMQQQSLISTSFLILAITFYTTTTTLAQISPIQPPTTSPSPPLPPTSSPPLSTTATAPSPGLNTVPLVPTTPTGAPSPIIPKGPTIDIINILQKGKRFSVLIRLLKTTQLINQLNSQLVSSSGSGGLTIFAPEDSSFSKLKAGFLNSLSDRQKVELLQFHTLASFISITNFDTLTNPVQTQAGDDARLQLNVTTYGGNQVSMATGAVNATVTGTVYTDSKLAIYQVDKVLLPLDLVLPAKAPAKAPAPAVAKGVPKGGKTNSSAVDDGSDDNDDGKDLPASVSAAECVNVGFALVVGMGLVGVSVL; encoded by the coding sequence ATGAAGAATATCATGCAACAACAATCTCTAATTTCCACTTCATTCCTTATTCTAGCAATTACTTTCTACACCACCACTACAACTTTAGCACAAATATCACCAATTCAACCCCCAACAACATCACCATCACCACCATTACCACCAACATCATCACCGCCATTATCAACAACAGCAACAGCACCATCACCAGGATTAAACACAGTTCCACTTGTACCAACAACACCAACTGGTGCACCATCCCCCATAATCCCAAAAGGACCCACCATAGACATAATCAACATTCTTCAAAAAGGAAAAAGATTCTCCGTTCTAATTCGTCTTctaaaaacaacacaattaaTCAACCAACTCAATTCACAGCTAGTATCATCATCAGGTTCGGGAGGGTTGACAATTTTCGCACCAGAAGACTCATCATTCTCAAAACTCAAAGCAGGGTTTCTCAATTCCTTATCTGATAGACAAAAAGTTGAACTTTTACAATTCCACACACTCGCTTCATTCATTTCGATCACAAATTTCGATACTTTGACGAATCCTGTTCAAACGCAAGCCGGTGACGATGCTCGGCTTCAACTTAACGTAACTACTTACGGTGGAAATCAAGTTAGTATGGCTACCGGAGCTGTTAATGCTACCGTTACCGGAACTGTTTATACGGATAGTAAACTTGCTATTTATCAGGTTGATAAAGTGCTTTTGCCTCTTGATCTTGTTCTTCCGGCGAAGGCTCCGGCGAAAGCTCCGGCGCCGGCGGTTGCTAAGGGTGTGCCTAAAGGTGGAAAAACGAATTCTTCGGCTGTTGATGATGGtagtgatgataatgatgatgggAAGGATTTGCCGGCGAGTGTTTCGGCGGCGGAGTGTGTGAATGTTGGGTTTGCTCTTGTTGTTGGAATGGGTTTGGTGGGTGTTTCTGTTTTGTAA
- the LOC101491264 gene encoding fasciclin-like arabinogalactan protein 11, with protein MKQTLMFSLILLLLLSPIFSITTLAQSSPAPSPKAPTKPAPTKPTPSTVPSPAPSKPLVPALPQSPTTNPDSSGNQDIIKILRKAKSFNTLIRLLKTTQIINQVNAQLVTTKNGGLTILAPDDGAFSQLKAGYFNSLGERQQKELLQYHVIPVYVSSSNFDSLSNPVLTLASDSPSGFQINVTAYGNSVNISTGVVDATITGIVYTDKTLAIYHVDKVLVPLDFVKPKAIAPAPAVAKAPKADKENSSAENDDDQGQAKKDSSDAVSLIDMHGTVLLSLGVSLLVAAVTAMPC; from the coding sequence ATGAAGCAAACTCTCATGTTCTCACTcatactactactactactttCCCCCATCTTCTCAATCACCACTTTAGCTCAATCATCACCAGCTCCATCCCCAAAAGCTCCAACAAAACCAGCCCCTACAAAACCAACCCCTTCAACAGTACCTTCTCCAGCACCATCAAAACCATTAGTCCCAGCATTACCACAATCACCAACAACAAATCCTGATTCATCAGGAAACCAAGACATAATCAAGATTCTAAGAAAAGCCAAATCATTCAACACACTTATCAGGTTGCTTAAAACAACACAAATCATCAACCAAGTCAATGCACAGCTTGTAACAACTAAAAATGGTGGCTTAACAATCCTTGCACCCGACGACGGCGCCTTTTCGCAGCTCAAAGCTGGTTACTTCAATTCCTTGGGAGAGAGGCAACAAAAGGAACTGCTACAGTATCATGTTATTCCTGTTTATGTATCAAGTTCAAATTTTGATTCTCTTAGTAACCCTGTCTTGACTTTAGCAAGTGATAGTCCTTCTGGGTTTCAGATTAATGTTACAGCATATGGTAACAGTGTGAATATTTCAACTGGGGTTGTTGATGCAACAATCACAGGAATTGTTTATACTGATAAGACACTTGCTATATATCATGTTGATAAGGTTCTTGTTCCTTTGGATTTTGTTAAGCCTAAGGCTATTGCTCCAGCACCAGCTGTTGCTAAGGCACCTAAAGCTGATAAAGAGAATTCATCTGCAGAAAATGATGATGATCAGGGTCAGGCAAAAAAGGATAGTTCTGATGCTGTTAGTTTGATTGATATGCATGGAACAGTGTTGCTGTCTCTTGGAGTTTCTCTGCTTGTAGCTGCTGTTACAGCTATGCCATGTTGA
- the LOC101491584 gene encoding ER lumen protein-retaining receptor A produces MNIFRLAGDMTHLLSIIVLLLKIYATKSCSGVSRKTQELYAIVFLARYLDLFTDFISVYNTFMKVVFIVSSLAIVWCMRVHPLVRRSYDKDLDTFRHYFLIGATFVLALVLHEKFTFQEIFWAFSIYLEAVAILPQLVLLQRSGNVDNLTGQYVFFLGAYRSFYILNWIYRYLTEPRFTRWIACVSGVVQTALYADFFYYYFISWKNNSKLKLPA; encoded by the exons ATGAACATCTTCAGGCTCGCCGGTGACATGACTCATCTTCTCAGCATTATCGTTCTCCTCCTCAAAATCTACGCCACCAAATCATGCTCAG GGGTTTCTCGCAAGACTCAAGAGCTATACGCAATCGTGTTCCTAGCACGTTATTTGGATCTATTCACGGACTTTATTTCCGTTTACAACACCTTTATGAAGGTTGTATTCATTGTTAGTTCGTTGGCTATCGTTTGGTGCATGCGTGTTCATCCTTTGGTCAGGAGAAGTTATGATAAAGACCTTGACACATTTCGCCATTATTTTCTTATTGGCGCCACCTTTGTTTTGGCACTCGTTTTGCACGAGAAGTTCACATTTCAAGAG ATCTTCTGGGCATTTTCAATATACTTGGAGGCAGTTGCAATACTGCCCCAGCTGGTTTTGTTGCAACGAAGTGGAAATGTTGACAATTTGACCGGGCAATATGTATTCTTTCTTGG GGCATATCGTTCATTTTACATTCTCAACTGGATATACCGCTATCTAACTGAGCCACGTTTCACTCGATGGATAG CCTGTGTCTCAGGTGTGGTTCAGACGGCTTTGTATGCTGATTTCTTCTACTATTATTTCATCAG CTGGAAGAACAATTCAAAACTAAAGTTGCCTGCTTGA